One Campylobacter sp. RM16192 genomic region harbors:
- the secA gene encoding preprotein translocase subunit SecA, with amino-acid sequence MIVGIMQKIFGTKNDREVKKYAKRVKDINALESKYQAMNDEELKGSFNELRSAIQDGSKTLDDVLNDVFAIVRETSKRTLNMRHFDVQLIGGMVLNDGRIAEMKTGEGKTLVASLPVVLNAMTGKGVHVVTVNDYLAKRDATQMGEIYNFLGLSVGVVLGGEYDDEVRKAAYASDITYGTNNEFGFDYLRDNMKMEFKDKVQREHNFVIVDEVDSILIDEARTPLIISGPTNRTLDGYIKANEVAGQMIIGEAPATPQDKATGDFVVDEKNRTIAITEEGISKAERLFGVENLYNLENAILSHHLDQALKARNLFERDVHYVVRDNEVVIVDEFTGRLSEGRRFSEGLHQALEAKEGVQIKEESQTLADITFQNYFRLYNKLSGMTGTAQTEATEFSQIYKLDVISIPTNVPTIRIDHNDLIYKTQKEKFKAVIDEIKRAHDKGQPVLVGTASIERSELLHELLVKEKIPHSVLNAKNHEKEAQIIAEAGAKGAVTIATNMAGRGVDIKINDEVRDLGGLYIIGTERHESRRIDNQLRGRSGRQGDPGMSRFYLSLEDNLLRIFGSDRIKSIMDRLGIDEGESIDSKMVTRAVENAQKKVESLHFEARKHILEYDDVANEQRKTVYKFRNELLDPEFDIGEKIKQNRGEYVINLLEQAEIFAGGVRSEFDIDKLVSILSENGLAINADELKELDFNDLAQKIEGVLESEYEEKMSVIADDQRRYLEKVLCLQVVDNAWREHLYQMDILKTGIGLRGYNQKDPLTEYKKESFNLFMELVSRIKFEGIKMLQAVRFKSQEEVDAEQRLMQKMQEEQNRGLKYSNEENKDTATNEVRAKKIPRNEPCPCGSGKKYKECCGKSGPKKGMFA; translated from the coding sequence ATGATAGTTGGTATTATGCAGAAAATTTTTGGCACAAAGAATGATCGAGAGGTAAAAAAATACGCAAAACGAGTCAAAGATATCAATGCGCTTGAGTCAAAATATCAAGCCATGAACGATGAGGAGCTAAAAGGTAGCTTTAACGAGCTTAGATCGGCTATTCAAGATGGCTCAAAAACACTTGATGATGTATTAAACGATGTGTTTGCTATTGTTAGGGAGACTAGTAAAAGAACTCTAAATATGCGTCATTTTGATGTCCAGCTAATAGGCGGCATGGTGCTAAATGACGGAAGAATAGCTGAGATGAAGACAGGTGAAGGAAAGACGCTAGTGGCAAGTCTTCCTGTTGTATTAAACGCAATGACTGGTAAGGGTGTGCATGTAGTTACGGTAAATGACTACCTAGCCAAGCGTGATGCAACACAAATGGGTGAAATTTATAACTTTCTTGGACTTAGCGTAGGTGTTGTTTTGGGCGGCGAATATGATGACGAGGTTAGAAAAGCCGCTTATGCTAGCGATATAACCTATGGCACCAATAACGAATTTGGCTTTGACTATCTGCGTGATAATATGAAGATGGAGTTTAAGGACAAGGTTCAAAGAGAGCATAACTTCGTAATAGTGGATGAGGTAGATAGTATTTTGATAGATGAAGCCAGAACTCCGCTTATTATCTCTGGACCTACCAACCGTACTCTTGATGGATATATAAAAGCAAACGAAGTAGCCGGTCAAATGATAATAGGAGAGGCGCCTGCAACTCCTCAGGATAAGGCTACTGGTGATTTTGTAGTGGATGAGAAAAATAGAACCATAGCCATAACCGAAGAGGGTATAAGCAAGGCTGAGAGGCTATTTGGCGTAGAAAATTTATACAACCTTGAAAATGCGATCTTAAGTCACCATTTAGATCAAGCTTTAAAGGCTAGAAATTTATTTGAAAGAGATGTGCACTATGTCGTAAGAGATAATGAAGTAGTGATAGTTGATGAATTTACTGGTAGATTGAGCGAGGGAAGACGTTTTAGTGAGGGGCTTCATCAAGCGCTTGAGGCCAAAGAGGGCGTGCAGATAAAGGAAGAAAGCCAAACGCTTGCAGATATTACATTTCAAAATTACTTTAGGCTCTATAATAAACTTTCCGGTATGACAGGAACTGCACAGACGGAAGCGACAGAGTTTTCTCAAATTTATAAATTAGATGTTATTTCGATACCTACAAACGTGCCTACAATAAGGATTGATCACAACGACCTTATCTATAAGACTCAAAAAGAGAAATTTAAGGCCGTAATAGACGAGATAAAAAGAGCTCACGATAAAGGCCAGCCTGTGCTTGTAGGTACGGCTTCCATTGAAAGAAGCGAGCTTTTGCATGAACTGCTTGTAAAAGAAAAGATCCCACACTCCGTATTAAATGCTAAAAATCACGAAAAAGAGGCTCAAATCATAGCTGAAGCAGGTGCCAAAGGAGCTGTTACCATAGCTACTAATATGGCTGGACGTGGTGTAGATATCAAGATAAATGACGAAGTAAGAGATCTTGGAGGGCTATATATCATAGGTACGGAAAGACATGAGAGTAGACGCATCGATAATCAGCTAAGAGGTCGTTCGGGTCGTCAAGGAGATCCTGGAATGAGTAGATTTTACTTAAGCTTAGAGGATAATCTTTTAAGAATTTTTGGAAGCGACCGCATAAAAAGTATAATGGATAGGCTTGGAATAGATGAAGGCGAGAGTATCGACTCTAAAATGGTTACAAGAGCGGTAGAGAATGCTCAAAAGAAAGTCGAGAGTCTGCACTTTGAGGCCAGGAAACATATCCTAGAGTATGATGATGTTGCAAATGAACAGAGAAAGACCGTATATAAATTTAGAAACGAACTGCTTGATCCTGAATTTGATATCGGTGAAAAAATCAAACAAAATAGAGGCGAATATGTAATAAATTTGCTTGAGCAGGCTGAAATTTTTGCAGGCGGTGTTAGAAGTGAATTTGACATAGATAAACTTGTCTCAATACTTTCTGAAAACGGATTGGCAATAAATGCAGACGAACTAAAAGAGCTCGATTTTAATGATTTAGCTCAAAAGATAGAGGGAGTTTTAGAGTCTGAATACGAAGAAAAGATGAGTGTTATAGCCGATGACCAAAGAAGGTATTTAGAGAAAGTGCTTTGCCTTCAAGTGGTTGATAATGCGTGGAGAGAGCACCTCTATCAGATGGATATATTAAAAACAGGAATTGGACTTAGAGGATATAATCAAAAAGATCCGTTAACAGAATATAAAAAAGAGAGCTTTAATCTATTTATGGAGCTTGTATCTCGTATCAAATTTGAAGGCATTAAGATGCTTCAGGCTGTTAGATTTAAGAGTCAAGAAGAGGTTGACGCCGAGCAAAGGCTTATGCAAAAGATGCAAGAAGAGCAAAATAGAGGGCTTAAATACTCAAACGAAGAAAACAAAGACACCGCAACAAATGAGGTAAGGGCAAAAAAAATACCTCGCAATGAGCCATGCCCTTGCGGAAGTGGCAAAAAATACAAGGAGTGTTGTGGTAAAAGCGGTCCTAAAAAGGGAATGTTCGCGTAG
- a CDS encoding ABC transporter permease — MSLVKYLLFKYLRFDKSQPFITLSAILAFLGVSIGLMVLIVAMAIMNGFDKEFERKLFTMNYPITILSSIRASIEDADVNDLKAKFPNLKFSPYIMTQVIIKSNNGLDGGMLFGINSADEKMINSVVKEGLKDKEISGYELLVGSAIKNDFVLSGEEKLTLIFTKGDPGGFALIPKMKRFDVISSFDSGLVAYDKSYLYTSVEALRKILDYEEGRYDGIHVYSDSPFDDISKISAQLPLSLRAIGWWQQNGNFFSALALEKRALFIVLMLIILVASLNIVSSLLMTVMNRRHEIALLLSLGASKGEIKKSFFALGATIGGSGILFGLMLGLFGVWLLGSFDIINLPADVYGSAKLPMELSLIDLSLILVGAIVIVAFSSYYPAKKAAQINVLETLRNE; from the coding sequence ATGAGTTTGGTTAAGTATCTTTTATTTAAATATTTACGCTTTGATAAGAGCCAGCCTTTTATCACTCTCTCGGCTATTTTGGCTTTTTTGGGAGTTAGTATAGGACTTATGGTGCTTATAGTGGCAATGGCCATAATGAATGGATTTGATAAGGAATTTGAACGTAAGCTATTTACGATGAATTATCCCATAACTATCCTTTCAAGCATACGCGCAAGTATAGAGGATGCCGATGTAAACGATTTAAAAGCCAAATTTCCAAATCTTAAATTTAGCCCTTATATTATGACTCAGGTTATCATAAAGAGTAATAATGGCTTAGATGGCGGAATGCTCTTTGGAATAAATTCGGCAGATGAAAAGATGATAAATTCTGTTGTTAAAGAGGGGCTTAAAGATAAGGAAATAAGTGGATATGAACTACTAGTTGGGAGTGCTATTAAAAATGATTTCGTGCTTAGCGGAGAAGAGAAGCTAACATTGATATTTACAAAAGGCGATCCAGGAGGATTTGCTTTGATACCAAAAATGAAGCGCTTTGATGTGATATCTAGTTTTGATTCCGGACTTGTGGCGTATGATAAGAGTTATCTATATACTTCTGTAGAAGCTTTGCGTAAAATTTTAGATTACGAAGAGGGCAGATATGACGGAATTCACGTATATTCGGATAGTCCATTTGATGATATAAGTAAGATTTCGGCTCAACTTCCGCTCTCTTTAAGAGCGATTGGCTGGTGGCAACAAAACGGAAATTTCTTTTCGGCTCTTGCATTAGAAAAGCGTGCGCTTTTTATAGTTTTAATGCTGATTATTTTGGTTGCCTCTTTAAATATAGTTAGCTCACTTCTGATGACTGTCATGAACCGCCGTCACGAGATAGCGCTTCTACTCTCTCTTGGTGCAAGTAAAGGAGAGATAAAAAAGAGCTTTTTTGCCTTAGGTGCTACTATAGGTGGAAGTGGGATATTGTTTGGGCTTATGCTAGGACTATTTGGAGTTTGGCTTTTAGGAAGTTTTGATATTATAAATTTACCTGCGGACGTATATGGAAGCGCTAAACTGCCGATGGAGTTATCCTTAATCGATTTATCTTTGATACTTGTTGGAGCTATTGTAATAGTGGCGTTTTCGTCATACTATCCTGCTAAAAAAGCAGCTCAGATAAATGTGCTTGAAACATTAAGAAATGAATAG
- a CDS encoding ArsS family sensor histidine kinase has protein sequence MKRSSVFYTITFIFILAATSIFLAFLWLMEYDKQNYTRELNAKYSTIARNTLFYMSGIINDKEYERQVEGIKMPEVIDQEEKDKILKNATILEEISADIGSGAIMIYEKHHYLKVQHIDKILLLKDNEYQPYRYDIIKIIFSIVAIILLAAYVFVIRKLKPLRKLKRQIDIFARGDIDKVKDVSSGNDEISEVSEAFYNAVCQIRHLNNSRKLFLRNIMHELKTPITKGRITAEMIQKDKNQERLVSVFVKLESLINEFAAVEQVTSSTTLNNTKICLIDDVIDEALDIAMVEKDSVSIDKAKDISINIDFKLFAIAIKNMIDNGLKYSTYKHVNMDIGDKSIKFISKGEKLSKDLKYYIEPFTKGEDAQKSFGLGLYIVDSILKAHKLNLAYEHKNGFNIFSFENLENIVVKK, from the coding sequence ATGAAGCGTTCGTCAGTTTTTTATACTATTACTTTTATATTTATACTTGCGGCTACAAGTATCTTTCTGGCATTTTTATGGCTAATGGAATATGATAAGCAAAACTACACAAGAGAATTAAATGCAAAATATTCAACAATAGCCAGAAATACGCTATTTTATATGAGTGGAATTATAAATGACAAAGAGTATGAACGACAAGTTGAAGGTATCAAAATGCCTGAGGTTATAGATCAGGAAGAAAAAGATAAAATTTTAAAAAATGCTACGATTTTAGAAGAAATTTCAGCTGATATTGGCTCAGGTGCCATTATGATATATGAAAAACACCATTATTTAAAAGTCCAACATATAGATAAAATTCTGCTTTTAAAAGATAACGAATATCAGCCGTATAGATATGATATTATAAAGATTATTTTTTCCATAGTTGCGATTATCTTGCTCGCTGCTTATGTCTTTGTCATTAGAAAATTAAAGCCGTTAAGAAAATTAAAAAGACAGATAGATATATTTGCCAGAGGAGACATTGACAAAGTAAAAGACGTAAGCAGTGGCAATGATGAGATTTCAGAAGTTTCAGAGGCATTTTATAATGCAGTTTGTCAGATTAGACACTTAAATAATTCAAGAAAGTTATTTTTAAGAAACATTATGCATGAGCTTAAAACCCCTATTACAAAGGGAAGAATAACTGCTGAAATGATACAAAAAGACAAAAATCAAGAAAGGCTCGTGTCTGTATTTGTAAAACTTGAAAGTCTTATAAACGAATTTGCCGCTGTCGAACAAGTAACATCAAGCACCACTCTAAATAACACAAAAATTTGCTTAATAGACGATGTAATAGACGAGGCTCTGGATATAGCAATGGTAGAAAAAGATAGCGTAAGCATAGATAAGGCAAAAGATATTAGCATAAATATTGATTTTAAACTATTTGCAATAGCTATTAAAAATATGATAGACAATGGCTTAAAATACTCAACCTATAAACATGTCAATATGGATATTGGTGATAAATCCATCAAATTTATAAGCAAAGGTGAAAAGCTATCAAAAGACTTAAAGTACTATATAGAGCCATTTACCAAAGGTGAAGATGCTCAAAAAAGCTTTGGCTTGGGACTTTATATAGTAGATAGCATACTTAAGGCGCACAAACTAAATTTAGCATATGAGCACAAAAACGGATTTAATATATTTAGCTTTGAAAATTTAGAAAATATAGTAGTTAAAAAATAG
- a CDS encoding response regulator transcription factor — MINILMIEDDFELAEILSEYLENYDFKVTIAEEPYIGLSTLNTGKFDLVILDLTLPGIDGLEVCKEIRKRHNIPIIISSARHDITDKVNALDNGADDYLPKPYDPQELLARIKSHLRRQNVTIVEEKKHKNKDLVLNEFEHIITLKNEPLNLTAAEFDILKYLIKKEGGAITREELIYNCKSINEDSSNKSIDVIIGRIRAKLGENPKEPTYIHAIRGIGYKLVQ; from the coding sequence ATGATAAACATTTTGATGATAGAAGATGATTTTGAACTAGCTGAAATTTTAAGTGAGTACCTTGAAAACTATGATTTTAAGGTTACTATCGCAGAAGAGCCTTATATAGGTCTATCCACTTTAAATACGGGCAAATTTGATCTTGTAATACTTGATCTTACACTGCCTGGCATTGATGGGCTTGAAGTATGCAAAGAGATTAGAAAAAGGCATAATATTCCTATCATAATCTCAAGCGCAAGGCATGATATTACCGATAAAGTAAATGCACTTGATAATGGAGCGGATGATTATTTGCCTAAACCTTACGATCCTCAAGAGCTACTAGCTCGTATCAAAAGTCATCTAAGACGCCAAAATGTAACTATAGTAGAAGAAAAAAAACATAAAAATAAAGATCTTGTTTTAAATGAATTTGAGCATATTATCACTCTTAAAAATGAGCCATTAAATTTAACTGCTGCAGAATTTGACATCTTAAAATATTTGATTAAAAAAGAAGGTGGAGCTATCACAAGAGAAGAGCTCATATATAACTGCAAAAGCATTAACGAGGACTCATCAAATAAAAGCATAGATGTGATAATAGGCAGAATCAGAGCCAAACTTGGCGAAAATCCAAAAGAACCTACATATATACATGCGATTAGAGGGATAGGATACAAGCTTGTTCAATAA
- a CDS encoding Do family serine endopeptidase, with protein MKKIVAISLVAACSIFAATINFNEAKDEFTRVNPEQSKGVVLSYNSSIAEAKKSVVNISTTKTTTTGSGFDQMFNDPFFRDFFGFNFKVPQDKQKSTSLGSGVIISSDGYIVTNNHVIEDSDEILVTLLESEKEYKAKIIGTDPKTDLAIIKIEATDLKAIKIADSSKIMEGDIVFAIGNPFGVGGSITQGIISGLNKDNIGLNQYENFIQTDASINPGNSGGALVDSRGALVGINSAILSRSGGNNGIGFAIPSNMTKEIAKKLIEDGKIERGYIGVMISNLTTEQKEIYKNKDGALISSVEKGLPADIAGLKRGDLIIQIDDKQIKNANDLKNTIGSLTPNKEISLTYERSGKIETTKIKLANMQQPNLGMRDGSAISGLSVTPINDEARYRYKIPQDIVGVLVTDVKPNSNADKFGFQKGDIIIQIGEENIVNMNDFNKALLNSKSKKTLVWVNRGGVIQGLVIK; from the coding sequence ATGAAAAAAATAGTTGCGATATCGCTTGTTGCGGCTTGTTCTATTTTTGCGGCAACAATAAATTTTAATGAAGCAAAAGATGAATTTACAAGAGTAAATCCAGAGCAGTCAAAAGGAGTCGTTCTATCTTATAATAGCTCTATTGCAGAAGCTAAAAAATCTGTAGTAAATATATCTACTACAAAGACTACTACTACAGGTAGCGGATTTGACCAGATGTTTAACGATCCTTTTTTTAGAGATTTTTTTGGATTCAACTTTAAAGTCCCTCAGGATAAGCAAAAAAGTACATCTTTAGGTTCTGGAGTAATAATATCAAGCGATGGTTATATAGTCACTAACAACCACGTAATAGAAGATAGCGATGAAATTTTAGTAACATTACTAGAGAGCGAAAAAGAGTATAAAGCAAAGATTATAGGCACTGATCCAAAAACCGATCTTGCAATAATCAAAATAGAAGCAACCGACTTAAAAGCAATCAAGATCGCAGACTCATCTAAAATAATGGAAGGCGATATTGTATTTGCTATAGGAAACCCTTTTGGAGTTGGCGGTAGCATAACTCAAGGTATTATTTCAGGACTAAATAAAGATAATATCGGACTAAATCAATATGAAAATTTCATCCAGACTGACGCATCTATAAATCCTGGCAATTCAGGTGGAGCGCTTGTAGATAGTCGCGGTGCATTAGTCGGCATAAACTCAGCGATCTTATCAAGAAGCGGAGGCAATAATGGTATAGGATTTGCGATCCCTTCAAACATGACTAAAGAGATAGCCAAAAAGCTTATAGAAGACGGTAAAATAGAGCGCGGATATATAGGCGTTATGATATCAAATTTAACAACCGAGCAAAAAGAAATTTATAAAAATAAAGACGGAGCGCTAATAAGTAGTGTAGAAAAAGGTCTTCCTGCCGATATAGCCGGACTTAAAAGAGGAGATTTGATAATACAGATAGATGATAAGCAGATAAAAAATGCAAATGATCTTAAAAATACTATAGGCTCTCTTACTCCGAATAAAGAGATAAGTCTAACGTATGAGCGCTCAGGAAAAATAGAAACCACAAAAATAAAGCTAGCAAATATGCAACAACCTAATCTAGGAATGAGAGATGGCTCTGCCATAAGCGGATTAAGCGTTACTCCTATAAACGATGAAGCAAGATATAGATATAAAATTCCTCAAGATATAGTAGGCGTGTTGGTAACGGACGTAAAGCCAAACTCAAATGCGGATAAATTCGGCTTTCAAAAAGGCGATATCATAATACAAATCGGAGAAGAGAATATAGTAAATATGAACGACTTCAACAAAGCTCTTTTAAATTCTAAAAGCAAGAAAACCCTCGTTTGGGTAAATAGAGGCGGAGTTATCCAAGGACTTGTTATTAAATAA
- a CDS encoding DnaJ C-terminal domain-containing protein — MSNSLYDTLGISKGATGDEIKKAYRRLARKYHPDINKEPGAEDKFKEINAAYEILSDDKKRAQYDQYGDAMFGGQNFHDFASSSANMGDLNEILKNIFGGGFGGFSSGGFSGFSRNGFSGFSNSGFDDGFSGFAQDLDIRARVNIPFEVAILGGEHRINFNGDSLKIKIPNGINNEEKLRIKGKGKSARSGEAGDLILTVNIEPSSEYERDGDDLYKEAEIPLRTMLFGGKVTISTLQKDVTIKIAENSKSGQKIRIKGYGVKNRKSGLYGDLYLKIKVALPDTNSLDDDLIKIMKEKLPER; from the coding sequence ATGAGTAATAGTCTTTATGATACTTTGGGCATTTCAAAAGGCGCAACTGGCGATGAGATTAAAAAGGCATATCGCAGATTGGCAAGAAAATATCATCCGGATATAAATAAAGAGCCTGGCGCAGAAGATAAATTTAAAGAGATAAATGCTGCTTATGAAATTTTAAGTGATGATAAGAAAAGGGCTCAATATGATCAATATGGCGATGCTATGTTTGGAGGACAAAATTTCCATGATTTTGCCAGCAGTTCAGCCAATATGGGTGATCTTAACGAGATATTAAAAAATATCTTTGGTGGAGGCTTTGGAGGATTTTCAAGCGGTGGATTTAGCGGATTTTCCAGAAATGGCTTTAGTGGCTTTTCAAATTCCGGATTTGATGATGGATTTAGTGGATTTGCACAAGATTTAGATATAAGAGCCAGAGTAAATATACCTTTTGAGGTTGCTATTTTGGGTGGTGAGCATAGGATAAATTTTAATGGAGATAGTCTAAAGATAAAAATTCCAAACGGTATAAACAATGAGGAGAAGCTTCGTATAAAAGGCAAAGGTAAGAGCGCTAGAAGTGGCGAGGCGGGCGATTTGATACTGACTGTAAATATAGAACCGAGCAGTGAGTATGAAAGAGATGGCGATGATTTGTATAAGGAGGCTGAAATTCCGCTTAGAACAATGCTTTTTGGTGGAAAGGTAACTATATCTACCTTGCAAAAAGATGTTACTATAAAGATTGCCGAGAATTCAAAATCAGGACAAAAGATAAGAATTAAAGGCTATGGTGTCAAAAATAGAAAAAGTGGACTTTATGGAGATTTGTATCTTAAGATCAAAGTTGCATTGCCGGATACAAATTCGCTTGATGATGATTTGATAAAAATTATGAAAGAAAAACTTCCGGAGAGATAA
- a CDS encoding heat shock protein transcriptional repressor HspR, producing MRGYDEPVYLISVVAKVLSIHPQTLRQYEREGLVEPSRTDGRMRLYSEKDLDRIKMILRLTRDLGVNLAGVDVILQLKEQLDQFEQTIDELRSEVDRLNNTGTIPSKKALVKRKNSFDLIFYEHKDKG from the coding sequence ATGCGTGGATATGATGAGCCTGTTTATCTTATAAGTGTCGTTGCTAAAGTGCTTAGCATCCACCCTCAAACCTTGCGTCAATATGAGCGAGAAGGTCTTGTTGAGCCGTCAAGAACCGATGGTCGTATGAGGCTATATTCTGAGAAAGATCTGGATCGTATCAAGATGATACTTCGTCTGACTCGTGATTTGGGTGTAAATTTGGCTGGAGTTGATGTGATATTGCAGCTAAAAGAGCAACTTGATCAGTTTGAGCAAACTATAGATGAGTTAAGAAGTGAAGTGGATAGGCTTAACAATACAGGCACTATTCCATCTAAAAAAGCCCTTGTTAAACGTAAGAATAGTTTTGATCTTATTTTTTATGAACATAAAGATAAAGGCTAA
- a CDS encoding potassium/proton antiporter: MENFLLFFAILLIASIVFSKVSDKFGIPSLIVFLAVGMLAGSDGLLGIDFTNHRVAQEIGTIALIFILYAGGLDTNFKSVRPVMVSGIVLATIGVVLTAGTVAILARYLLNFSWMEAFLLGSIISSTDAAAVFAILRAKGISLKNNLGPLLELESGSNDPMAIFLTMTMIQMISLSTTPTPANIALILAEQFLIGGILGYIFGFLLPSIFNRLRLEYSGLYSVFSIAWALLIYTIVTKVGGNGFLAVYIAGIFINKKEFAHKKSLVGFHDGIAWTMQIVVFLTLGLLVFPSELPSVAFMGFIIALWLMFVARPVGVFISLLFSKYNIKEKIFISWVGLRGVVPIVLATYPYGSNLPNSNLIFNTIFFVVLISLAVQGATLEFSAVKCGVKDDDEVKEAEASNLPIFYHTLRQYTIHFGSEIIEKNLAELELPSDFLILLIKRKGEYIKPTGSSVFEEGDLLLIQCEDEKKYNEILKQYFIPQN; this comes from the coding sequence TTGGAAAATTTTTTACTATTTTTTGCTATTTTATTGATAGCAAGCATTGTTTTTAGTAAAGTTTCTGATAAATTTGGTATCCCATCCCTTATTGTCTTTTTGGCTGTAGGTATGCTAGCCGGATCTGACGGACTTTTAGGAATTGACTTCACAAATCACAGAGTGGCTCAAGAGATCGGTACTATAGCTCTTATATTTATATTGTATGCCGGTGGTCTTGATACAAATTTTAAATCAGTTAGACCTGTAATGGTAAGCGGTATAGTTTTAGCTACTATCGGGGTTGTGTTAACCGCAGGCACTGTTGCCATTTTAGCAAGATACCTTTTAAATTTTAGCTGGATGGAAGCATTTTTATTAGGTTCTATTATCTCATCTACTGATGCAGCAGCGGTATTTGCTATCTTAAGAGCTAAAGGAATTTCACTTAAAAACAATTTAGGGCCTCTTCTTGAACTAGAATCTGGTTCAAACGATCCTATGGCAATCTTTCTTACTATGACCATGATCCAAATGATATCTTTATCAACCACCCCGACACCGGCAAATATAGCACTTATACTTGCGGAGCAGTTTTTAATAGGTGGCATATTAGGCTATATATTTGGATTTTTATTGCCATCTATATTTAATAGATTAAGACTCGAGTATTCTGGACTTTATTCGGTATTTTCGATAGCTTGGGCTTTGCTTATTTACACTATTGTTACAAAGGTTGGTGGAAACGGATTTTTGGCTGTGTATATAGCCGGAATTTTTATAAACAAAAAGGAATTCGCCCATAAAAAGAGTCTTGTCGGATTTCACGATGGTATTGCTTGGACTATGCAGATTGTTGTGTTTTTGACACTAGGGTTGCTTGTATTTCCATCAGAACTTCCATCTGTTGCATTTATGGGCTTTATAATAGCCTTATGGTTGATGTTTGTTGCAAGACCTGTAGGCGTATTTATATCCCTTCTATTTTCAAAATATAATATCAAAGAGAAAATTTTTATCTCATGGGTAGGCCTTAGAGGAGTCGTGCCTATAGTGCTTGCGACATATCCTTATGGAAGTAATTTGCCAAATTCAAATTTAATATTTAATACTATCTTTTTCGTAGTCTTGATATCCTTAGCTGTTCAAGGTGCCACTCTTGAATTTTCAGCGGTAAAATGTGGAGTTAAAGACGATGATGAGGTTAAAGAAGCAGAGGCATCAAACCTACCAATTTTCTATCATACATTAAGGCAATACACTATACATTTTGGCTCTGAAATCATCGAAAAAAACCTAGCAGAGCTTGAGTTGCCAAGCGATTTTTTAATCTTGCTTATCAAACGCAAGGGTGAATACATAAAGCCTACAGGTTCATCAGTATTTGAAGAGGGTGATTTGCTACTCATTCAATGTGAAGATGAAAAGAAATATAATGAAATTTTAAAGCAATATTTTATACCTCAAAATTAA